The Tenebrio molitor chromosome 3, icTenMoli1.1, whole genome shotgun sequence genome contains a region encoding:
- the LOC138126584 gene encoding foldase protein PrsA-like: MNNNKRNKPDHDSSPETEQKLFRGGTQVGRTQLKQEKTEDQNMEEIKQILLELSREVKEMSNDISQNNKEMKSLRENVRIMQVNWEKEKLDLEEKITKTEEKIEKLKKDKIRNNLIVTGMRMETEDEELLRNTMEKMINKELSLNVKVKKVYKIGQDKYNVEMNKWNEKLMVLKTKGKIREKRDLH; this comes from the coding sequence ATGaataacaacaaaagaaaCAAACCGGATCACGATTCTTCACCAGAAACAGAACAGAAACTATTCCGAGGAGGTACCCAAGTGGGCAGAACACAgctaaaacaagaaaaaacagaGGACCAAAACATGGAGGAAATCAAGCAAATACTACTAGAGTTGAGCAGAGAAGTGAAGGAAATGAGCAACGACATCAGTCAAAACAACAAAGAAATGAAAAGCCTTAGAGAGAATGTAAGAATCATGCAGGTAAACTGGGAGAAGGAAAAGCTGGACCTGGAAGAAAAGATCACGAAAACAGAAGAAAAGATAGAAAAACTCAAAAAGGACAAGATACGCAACAACTTGATAGTGACAGGAATGCGGATGGAGACAGAAGACGAAGAGCTACTGAGAAACACAatggaaaaaatgataaacaaaGAGTTGAGCCTAAACGTGAAAGTAAAGAAGGTGTACAAGATAGGGCAAGATAAGTACAACGTGGAAATGAATAAGtggaatgaaaaattaatggtCCTAAAgacaaaaggaaaaattaGAGAGAAAAGAGATTTACATTGA
- the LOC138126521 gene encoding kynurenine aminotransferase-like produces the protein MVCTRNIRLSLANASSDIDDKFKLPSRYAGSEQSIWVEYLELFLKYKPLNLGHGFPDYCSQKLVVAALAEVANSDNDLIHQYTRGFGHPRTVTAIAKLYSRLIDRQINPDTEVLVTIGGYEALFSIINGHIDFGDEVIIIEPYFDCYEPMVKYAGGISRFIPLRRANKDSSTDWVLDKKELECLFNSKTKIIIVNTPHNPFGKVYKKEELAHVADLCKKWNVLCIVDEVYEWIVYEPNEHIRMATLPGMWERTITVGSIGKTFGVTGWKMGWAYGPANLMVNLQMVHQNCIYTGVAPIQEAAAIAFEKAMTNLNQKNCVFKSTSKELIVKRNYMAKILCDAGMEPLIPEGGYFMIADWTPLESQVDLSSEKDKFKDYRFTKWMIKNVGLGAIPPSAFFSQEHKYLGENFVRYCFFKKDENLQKAAEILKKWKTERNK, from the exons ATGGTT TGCACTCGAAACATTCGTTTGTCACTTGCGAACGCATCATCAGACATTGACGACAAGTTCAAATTACCATCAAGATATGCAGGAAGTGAACAGAGCATCTGGGTGGAGTATCttgaattgtttttaaaatacaaaccTTTAAATTTAGGACACGGATTCCCAGATTATTGTTCACAAAAACTCGTCGTCGCCGCATTGGCAGAAGTTGCTAACAGTGATAATGACTTAATTCATCAATATACAAGAGGATTTGGTCATCCGCGTACGGTTACCGCTATTGCTAAATTATATTCTAGACTAATTGATCGTCAAATTAATCCTGACACTGAGGTCCTCGTCACAATTGGAGGCTACGAAGCCCTCTTTTCGATAATAAACGGACATATAGATTTTGGCGATGAAGTCATTATCATTGAACCGTATTTTGATTGTTACGAACCCATGGTGAAGTACGCTGGTGGTATATCGAGATTCATACCGTTGAGAAGAGCGAACAAAGACTCCTCGACAGACTGGGTTTTGGACAAGAAAGAGTTAGAGTGCctttttaattctaaaacaaaaattataatcgtGAACACTCCCCACAATCCTTTCgggaaagtttataaaaaagagGAACTGGCACACGTAGCGGATTTGTGTAAGAAATGGAATGTTCTATGCATTGTTGATGAAGTGTACGAGTGGATAGTCTACGAACCAAATGAACACATCAGGATGGCCACCTTGCCCGGCATGTGGGAAAGAACAATCACAGTTGGTTCCATTGGAAAAACGTTCGGTGTTACTGGATGGAAAATGGGTTGGGCTTATGGTCCTGCAAACCTGATGGTCAATCTGCAGATGGTCCACCAGAATTGCATCTACACGGGCGTCGCACCCATACAAGAAGCCGCAGCCATCGCTTTCGAGAAAGCGATGACTAATTtgaaccaaaaaaattgtgtatttaAGTCAACATCCAAAGAGCTTATAGTTAAAAGAAACTACATGGCAAAGATTTTGTGTGACGCTGGTATGGAACCATTGATTCCTGAAGGCGGATACTTTATGATTGCTGACTGGACTCCTTTAGAATCTCAAGTAGATCTCAGTTCCGAGAAAGACAAATTCAAGGACTACCGTTTTACCAAATGGATGATTAAAAATGTGGGATTGGGTGCAATTCCCCCAAGTGCATTTTTTAGCCAAGAACATAAGTATTTGGGTGAAAATTTTGTCcgatattgtttttttaaaaaagacgAGAACTTGCAGAAAGCAGCCGAAATActgaaaaaatggaaaactgaaagaaataaatga
- the LOC138126520 gene encoding tyrosine-protein phosphatase 4-like isoform X7, producing the protein MHLAMCRGCNITIQLNSNRGTINKEFSGTGGWKKEQFPLENFDTCFNISTTSQLEHGIGETFWAIGEVIYLSSNLSCKENKRYLRIANHTSDYICENAVNEKINITSSLADNRKKYCDPYTMSSNDYLYLFTVLPVVLITSLIACCSICLIRKTKFKRQFKSEDIPSNKIDKMQEITLLNFTEDQNDYQIIYNDGWKKVCRKDYLQYVKLAFEPSCTHLDIQFSNIPTGNLKDNKESLKKKNILKNQDQSILPYDVNRVKLNNKNGCTRRSTDYINASYVQISDNEKEYIVTQNPLENTTADFWDMIWQENVNHIIMITSPNEKFVYYWPKLKGDLVYFDDIRVSLKEICNNKFYIHRRLQVQRNGKSRQIDQLHYNLWEIDNDLSLTSRTCKEFMNHLLKIPHHVAPVVVHSKNGTGRCGTIVLCDAVLRALPITDKIDLYGFTVKLRNVRANMVSDLEQFKLAHLIVRDMVS; encoded by the exons ATGCATTTGGCAATGTGTCGTGGGTGTAATATTACAATTCAGCTAAACTCAAACAGAGGTACCATCAACAAAGAGTTTTCG GGAACCGGGGGATGGAAGAAAGAACAATTTcctttggaaaattttgatacATGTTTCAATATTTCAACAACGAGTCAGTTGGAGCATGGCATAGGAGAAACATTTTGGGCTATCGGCGAGGTTATATatttatcttcaaatctaagttGTAAAGAGAATAAAAGATACTTACGCATTGCCAATCACACATCAGATTATATTTGTGAAAATGCtgtaaacgaaaaaataaatataacttCAAGTCTAGCAGACAACAGGAAGAAATATTGTGATCCTTATACAATGTCTTCTAATGATTATTTGTACTTGTTTACAGTTCTTCCGGTAGTTCTTATTACATCTCTAATAGCGTGTTGTTCAATTTGCTTAATaaggaaaacaaaattcaaacgTCAATTCAAAAGTGAAg ACATTCCAAGTaacaaaattgataaaatgcAAGAGATCACTCTGTTAAATTTTACGGAAGATCAAAATGATTaccaaattatttataatgatGGATGGAAAAAAGTTTGCAGAAAAGATTACTTGCAATATGTTAAACTGGCGTTCGAACCCTCTTGCACACATCTCGATATTCAGTTTTCG AATATTCCTACTGGTAACCTCAAAGACAACAAGGAAAGTCTGAAGAAAAAGAATatcctcaaaaatcaagaccaGAGCATTCTTCCAT ATGACGTGAATCGTGTGAAATTAAACAATAAGAATGGATGTACTCGTAGGTCTACAGATTACATTAATGCAAGTTATGTTCAA ATTTCCGACAACGAGAAAGAATATATTGTGACTCAAAATCCCTTAGAGAACACTACTGCCGATTTTTGGGACATGatttggcaagaaaatgtgAATCATATCATTATGATTACAAGTcccaatgaaaaatttgtttattactGGCCCAAATTAAAAGGCGATCTTGTCTACTTTGATGACATACGAGTTAGTCTGAAagaaatttgtaataataagTTTTATATCCATCGAAGACTACAGGTGCAACGCAACGGAAAAAGTAGACAG ATAGATCAGCTGCATTATAACTTATGGGAAATAGATAATGATCTAAGTCTAACATCGCGTACATGTAAGGAATTTATGAACCATTTACTGAAAATCCCTCATCATGTAGCCCCAGTTGTAGTTCATAGCAA aaacgGAACAGGTCGATGTGGAACCATTGTATTATGTGATGCTGTACTAAGAGCACTTCCTATCACGGATAAAATTGATTTGTACGGATTTACTGTAAAGTTGAGAAATGTTCGAGCAAATATGGTGTCCGACTTG GAGCAATTTAAACTGGCTCATTTAATAGTAAGAGATATGGTGTCGTAA
- the LOC138126520 gene encoding receptor-type tyrosine-protein phosphatase C-like isoform X6: MATVQWHHFKVKDSKICDYNDTIINQNVTQFYEEISKKDILKLHEYKYLYTNESKTETIYTNTKNCVLISEGCFSMHLAMCRGCNITIQLNSNRGTINKEFSGTGGWKKEQFPLENFDTCFNISTTSQLEHGIGETFWAIGEVIYLSSNLSCKENKRYLRIANHTSDYICENAVNEKINITSSLADNRKKYCDPYTMSSNDYLYLFTVLPVVLITSLIACCSICLIRKTKFKRQFKSEDIPSNKIDKMQEITLLNFTEDQNDYQIIYNDGWKKVCRKDYLQYVKLAFEPSCTHLDIQFSNIPTGNLKDNKESLKKKNILKNQDQSILPYDVNRVKLNNKNGCTRRSTDYINASYVQISDNEKEYIVTQNPLENTTADFWDMIWQENVNHIIMITSPNEKFVYYWPKLKGDLVYFDDIRVSLKEICNNKFYIHRRLQVQRNGKSRQIDQLHYNLWEIDNDLSLTSRTCKEFMNHLLKIPHHVAPVVVHSKNGTGRCGTIVLCDAVLRALPITDKIDLYGFTVKLRNVRANMVSDLEQFKLAHLIVRDMVS; the protein is encoded by the exons TGGCACCATTTCAAGGTAAAGGATTCGAAAATTTGCGACTATAATGATACAATTATTAACCAGAATGTAACTCAGTTCTATGAAGAAATCTctaaaaaagatattttgaaattgcaCGAAT ATAAATACCTGTATACAAATGAAAGTAAAACAGAGACGATCTAcacaaatacaaaaaactgTGTATTGATATCAGAAGGATGCTTTTCTATGCATTTGGCAATGTGTCGTGGGTGTAATATTACAATTCAGCTAAACTCAAACAGAGGTACCATCAACAAAGAGTTTTCG GGAACCGGGGGATGGAAGAAAGAACAATTTcctttggaaaattttgatacATGTTTCAATATTTCAACAACGAGTCAGTTGGAGCATGGCATAGGAGAAACATTTTGGGCTATCGGCGAGGTTATATatttatcttcaaatctaagttGTAAAGAGAATAAAAGATACTTACGCATTGCCAATCACACATCAGATTATATTTGTGAAAATGCtgtaaacgaaaaaataaatataacttCAAGTCTAGCAGACAACAGGAAGAAATATTGTGATCCTTATACAATGTCTTCTAATGATTATTTGTACTTGTTTACAGTTCTTCCGGTAGTTCTTATTACATCTCTAATAGCGTGTTGTTCAATTTGCTTAATaaggaaaacaaaattcaaacgTCAATTCAAAAGTGAAg ACATTCCAAGTaacaaaattgataaaatgcAAGAGATCACTCTGTTAAATTTTACGGAAGATCAAAATGATTaccaaattatttataatgatGGATGGAAAAAAGTTTGCAGAAAAGATTACTTGCAATATGTTAAACTGGCGTTCGAACCCTCTTGCACACATCTCGATATTCAGTTTTCG AATATTCCTACTGGTAACCTCAAAGACAACAAGGAAAGTCTGAAGAAAAAGAATatcctcaaaaatcaagaccaGAGCATTCTTCCAT ATGACGTGAATCGTGTGAAATTAAACAATAAGAATGGATGTACTCGTAGGTCTACAGATTACATTAATGCAAGTTATGTTCAA ATTTCCGACAACGAGAAAGAATATATTGTGACTCAAAATCCCTTAGAGAACACTACTGCCGATTTTTGGGACATGatttggcaagaaaatgtgAATCATATCATTATGATTACAAGTcccaatgaaaaatttgtttattactGGCCCAAATTAAAAGGCGATCTTGTCTACTTTGATGACATACGAGTTAGTCTGAAagaaatttgtaataataagTTTTATATCCATCGAAGACTACAGGTGCAACGCAACGGAAAAAGTAGACAG ATAGATCAGCTGCATTATAACTTATGGGAAATAGATAATGATCTAAGTCTAACATCGCGTACATGTAAGGAATTTATGAACCATTTACTGAAAATCCCTCATCATGTAGCCCCAGTTGTAGTTCATAGCAA aaacgGAACAGGTCGATGTGGAACCATTGTATTATGTGATGCTGTACTAAGAGCACTTCCTATCACGGATAAAATTGATTTGTACGGATTTACTGTAAAGTTGAGAAATGTTCGAGCAAATATGGTGTCCGACTTG GAGCAATTTAAACTGGCTCATTTAATAGTAAGAGATATGGTGTCGTAA